From Arcticibacter tournemirensis, one genomic window encodes:
- a CDS encoding ATP-binding protein, translating to MSYSFRNTMKRKVIIAFGVGLLALILAWAVSKIAFKEMLATVQSISTPDERLKIVNDLFRDITKLDQLQRSQAFQRKPGSYKVFLKESDSLRATMDSLRRLYAYDTIQVKRIDKMKSLLRERDRLFMSYIKVREGLVNGRDFARQLSSLSGLIDKSSSEIDSTIVTTEQKFSTTRVAEQDDSRKNRDRGIFNRIFGRKKNDKNPEMVKEEVSITVDTLARANSDSVIHAMEKAVERIAKRQKQRRVSFINREIELSNAGNILINQMLVILQQVEKEVIRQVDLNNSKATAVVNRSARSIELIMLAFILITALLAYLILTDISRSNTYREELEMAKDEAEYHGMAKQRFLSSMSHEIRTPLQSIIGYAEQIKDNDKPAKEDINAIYHSSIHLLHIVNEVLDYSRIVSGRFKFTRSTFSIWRLLDEVMTIMRPQAERKSLKLALYTNITETDLITGDPFRLKQILINLLGNAIKFTEKGEVSLTVSNKDIKRRSYFTFAVKDTGVGIAQEDLNNIFEEFEQADATAANNANGTGLGLSIVKALTEGQGGRVEAESEPGKGSCFTVKLRFAIPKATVVKSLEPKDPFVRSFSGQVWIVDDDQFILQLCSSVFNKNGITHSCFTLPRDVLAQQPPDDLKVVFMDMRMPQMNGAELCKLLREKIPSYVKIYALTAQALPDERSSILSQGFDGLLMKPFRESELLSLLFNQQGVEGKKEEPISANVDLSAVEKMAYGDKDLIKKIIQRFEDDTLVDLGQLKIAMERDQISEVSLLLHRIAGRTAQIGAKDLAAKFRAEEIMIHNSNTLHNEQKKRIYLYAGELNELKF from the coding sequence ATGAGTTACTCTTTTCGGAATACAATGAAAAGGAAAGTGATTATCGCTTTTGGAGTGGGGCTTCTGGCTCTTATTCTGGCCTGGGCGGTAAGCAAAATTGCTTTTAAAGAAATGCTGGCGACCGTTCAGAGCATTTCCACGCCCGACGAAAGGCTGAAGATTGTTAATGACCTTTTTAGAGATATCACTAAACTTGATCAGCTCCAGCGTTCTCAGGCTTTTCAACGAAAACCGGGCTCTTATAAAGTCTTCCTTAAGGAATCAGATTCTCTGCGGGCAACAATGGATTCCCTTCGCCGCCTTTATGCTTATGATACCATTCAGGTAAAACGGATCGACAAAATGAAGAGTTTGCTCAGGGAGAGGGACAGGCTGTTTATGAGTTATATAAAGGTTCGGGAGGGATTGGTAAATGGCAGAGACTTCGCCAGGCAGTTAAGCTCCCTTAGCGGCCTTATTGATAAGAGTTCTTCTGAAATTGATAGTACTATCGTTACCACAGAGCAGAAGTTCTCGACGACGAGAGTGGCAGAGCAGGACGACAGCAGAAAGAACAGAGACCGCGGGATCTTTAACCGGATATTTGGCAGGAAAAAAAACGATAAGAATCCTGAGATGGTGAAGGAGGAAGTGAGTATCACCGTGGACACCCTTGCGAGAGCTAATTCAGATAGCGTGATACATGCTATGGAGAAAGCTGTCGAGAGGATTGCCAAACGTCAGAAACAGCGTCGGGTAAGCTTTATCAATCGCGAAATTGAGCTTTCTAACGCTGGAAATATTCTTATTAATCAAATGCTGGTCATTCTCCAGCAAGTAGAAAAGGAAGTGATCAGGCAGGTTGATCTGAATAATAGTAAAGCTACTGCAGTTGTCAACAGAAGTGCCAGAAGCATTGAACTGATTATGCTCGCTTTTATACTGATAACGGCGTTACTTGCTTATCTTATACTGACCGATATAAGCCGAAGTAATACCTACCGTGAGGAACTGGAAATGGCTAAGGATGAGGCCGAATACCACGGTATGGCGAAACAACGGTTCCTTTCGAGTATGAGCCATGAAATTCGTACTCCCCTGCAATCGATTATTGGTTACGCCGAACAGATCAAGGATAATGATAAGCCTGCTAAAGAGGACATCAATGCGATATATCATTCATCGATACACCTGCTTCATATCGTGAACGAGGTGCTTGATTACAGTCGTATCGTATCAGGAAGATTTAAGTTTACCAGAAGCACGTTCAGTATCTGGCGCCTTTTAGATGAAGTAATGACAATTATGAGACCCCAGGCGGAAAGGAAGTCGCTAAAACTGGCCCTCTATACCAACATCACCGAGACCGATTTAATAACGGGGGATCCTTTCAGGTTAAAGCAAATACTAATAAACCTGCTGGGTAATGCTATCAAATTTACGGAGAAGGGTGAAGTTTCCTTAACTGTAAGTAATAAGGATATTAAACGAAGAAGCTATTTTACGTTTGCTGTAAAAGATACAGGTGTTGGCATTGCTCAAGAGGACCTGAATAACATCTTTGAGGAATTTGAGCAGGCAGACGCGACGGCTGCGAATAATGCGAATGGTACCGGATTAGGCTTGAGTATCGTAAAGGCCCTGACAGAGGGACAAGGTGGGAGAGTTGAAGCAGAAAGTGAACCTGGCAAAGGATCCTGTTTTACCGTAAAGCTTCGATTCGCCATTCCAAAAGCGACGGTTGTTAAGTCGCTTGAACCGAAAGATCCATTTGTGAGGAGTTTTAGCGGGCAGGTCTGGATCGTTGATGACGATCAGTTTATCCTTCAGCTTTGCTCGTCTGTTTTCAATAAGAATGGCATTACACATTCCTGCTTTACGTTGCCCCGGGATGTACTTGCACAGCAGCCACCCGATGATCTCAAGGTTGTATTTATGGATATGCGTATGCCCCAGATGAATGGAGCAGAACTTTGTAAATTGCTTCGCGAAAAGATTCCCTCCTATGTGAAAATCTATGCTTTAACTGCGCAGGCACTACCTGATGAGCGATCGTCGATTCTTTCGCAGGGCTTTGACGGCTTGCTGATGAAGCCCTTTAGAGAGTCGGAATTACTTAGCTTGTTATTTAACCAGCAGGGAGTTGAGGGCAAGAAGGAAGAGCCAATAAGCGCGAATGTTGACCTTTCGGCCGTTGAAAAGATGGCCTATGGTGATAAAGACCTTATTAAAAAGATTATCCAGCGCTTTGAAGATGATACTTTAGTCGACTTGGGTCAGCTTAAAATAGCAATGGAAAGGGATCAAATCTCGGAAGTGTCGTTATTATTGCATCGTATAGCAGGGAGGACCGCCCAGATTGGTGCAAAAGATCTGGCTGCTAAGTTCAGGGCCGAAGAGATAATGATTCACAATAGTAATACCCTGCATAACGAGCAGAAAAAGAGGATCTATTTGTATGCAGGAGAGCTAAATGAGCTGAAGTTCTAG
- a CDS encoding sigma-54-dependent transcriptional regulator, giving the protein MANILLVEDDTTFSMILENFLQKKGHQIVTTHDVKSSIKALDSKKYDVLLLDYRLPDGNGLDVMVAAREKDQNVPVIIMTSFNDVRTAVRAIRSGALDYITKPVNPDELAMILNEALERKESAPVKRQDVLPAFIEGESDASKKLHEYIQLVAPTAMSVIIQGESGTGKEYVAGSIHRLSKRASMPFVAIDCGSLSKDLAASELFGHVKGAFTGALQDKKGQFETANGGTLFLDEVGNLSYEVQVKLLRALQERVIQPLGSTRQIKVDVRIITATNDDLLSSVSRGEFREDLYHRLNEFKIQVPSLRSRDNDLQVFIKHFITLANIELDRNVKKLSPQVNDIFKQYDWPGNLRELKNVIKRMVLLSGGEEAGIESLPEEMIASVNQPVKQPSGTDLKAINEATEKELITETLRKVKYNKSQAAKLLNIDRTTLYNKMEKYQIE; this is encoded by the coding sequence ATGGCGAATATCCTGTTAGTAGAAGACGACACCACTTTCTCGATGATCCTGGAGAACTTCCTTCAAAAAAAGGGACATCAGATTGTTACCACCCACGATGTTAAGAGCAGTATTAAAGCCTTAGATTCCAAAAAGTATGATGTCTTACTGCTTGACTACCGGCTTCCTGACGGAAACGGGCTTGACGTAATGGTCGCTGCAAGGGAAAAAGATCAGAACGTCCCTGTAATAATCATGACAAGCTTTAATGATGTCCGCACCGCTGTCCGGGCGATCAGGTCCGGAGCTCTCGATTACATAACGAAACCCGTTAACCCTGACGAGTTGGCGATGATCCTGAATGAGGCTCTTGAAAGGAAAGAGTCTGCCCCTGTTAAACGCCAGGATGTTTTACCGGCTTTTATTGAGGGCGAAAGCGATGCTTCAAAAAAACTCCATGAATATATTCAACTGGTTGCGCCTACTGCTATGTCAGTAATTATTCAGGGAGAAAGCGGGACAGGTAAAGAGTATGTTGCCGGTTCTATACATCGGCTTAGCAAAAGAGCTTCGATGCCCTTTGTAGCCATCGACTGCGGGTCTTTATCTAAAGATCTCGCTGCAAGCGAACTGTTCGGACATGTCAAAGGCGCTTTCACCGGAGCTTTACAAGACAAAAAAGGACAATTTGAGACTGCAAACGGCGGTACTCTTTTTCTTGACGAAGTTGGCAATCTGAGCTATGAAGTTCAGGTAAAATTATTGCGGGCCTTGCAGGAACGGGTTATACAACCACTGGGAAGCACCAGGCAGATTAAGGTCGACGTGAGAATTATTACAGCTACAAATGACGACTTATTAAGCAGTGTTTCCAGGGGTGAGTTCCGCGAGGACCTTTATCACCGCCTCAATGAGTTCAAAATACAGGTACCTTCTTTGCGGAGCAGGGATAACGATCTTCAGGTTTTCATCAAGCATTTTATTACTCTGGCCAACATCGAACTCGATCGAAATGTCAAAAAACTTTCCCCGCAGGTAAATGACATTTTCAAACAATACGATTGGCCGGGCAATCTGCGCGAATTAAAAAATGTCATTAAGAGAATGGTGCTGCTTTCGGGGGGTGAAGAAGCGGGGATAGAATCTCTGCCTGAAGAAATGATAGCTTCCGTTAATCAGCCTGTTAAACAACCTTCAGGGACCGATCTTAAAGCCATTAATGAAGCAACAGAAAAAGAATTGATTACAGAAACCCTTAGAAAGGTGAAATATAACAAATCGCAGGCGGCAAAGCTCCTTAATATTGACCGCACGACCTTATATAATAAGATGGAAAAGTATCAGATTGAATAG
- a CDS encoding response regulator yields the protein MRKLSFQQQVLTGFGLALFIVFLLAIVSFVSIQDQRDDIEWVEEAERMISLNANIQQKLTNAETNQRGYVITPLNSFLRSYRQEVNQVMPMISELRRMADDNPRQLKNIDSLNYYAGRKIDEMEGIIDSISSGASFNTTRLKVHVVYAQFLMNKVHEFIVRIENEENKLLEDRQKESAEAGSRTLAIILTGSFLIFCLLLLVFSFIRKTFKHQKLIEERIRDANIELRHITGENEKKNWILTGSSEVDAAIRGELDITKLSGNVITVLAKYVDARVGALYLSGETGTLTLSGSYALRGMEGKARQFEPGEGLIGQVALEKTAVVFSDVPEDYIRIESGTGDTAPRSLLIQPILFEDEVKGVLELGFTFDISEIKIAFIREVVDAIGIAINTAQARVRLRNLVNQTRQQAEELESQHEELRAANEELLQKTHQLQASEEELTVQQEELRQMNAELEEKAEMLEERNRIIEKTKEAIDLKAQELEQTGRYKSEFLANMSHELRTPLNSILILAKILKENKQENLTADQIKYAGVIHNAGSDLLTLINDILDLSKIESGKLDLTIEEVSLDELRDDMISLFAEVANSKGITFSYQISPGVSDSIISDKLRIEQVLKNLLSNAFKFTPEKGSVTVSVSKAGPETVYTNKALYAASEVISFQVKDTGIGISGDQQKVIFEAFKQADGSTSRKYGGTGLGLSICRELVHLLQGEIKVESQFKQGSTFTLLLPIEGESAEAAPVEQDEHKHPDLNVNPETLTKSDSEASKLSSSENIHTLLIIEDDEIFANQLREYALERNFRPLIASQGDVGLKMAQEQQPDAIVLDIKLPVMDGWTVLKRLKEDIRTKDIPVHLMSSGDAAKSKVRKEGAVGFLQKPVDKEQLDEIFDSLIVDREESALCKVLVVEDQKVVSEVLAGELSARNIAVVQAFDGKEALNILEKDMQFDCIILDLRLPDISGVELLKKIKEDARLNRIPVVINTAMELDKETMHTVMKYTNAMVLKGGKSNHRLLDEVSLFMNKIKTVVPRSGSSLADKPLKKNNSTMEKALKGKYVLVVDDDMRNIFALSSALQDFELKIEIANNGKEALQQLEEHPDIDIVLMDLMMPEMDGYEAIREIRKQYQYRDLPVIALTAKAMKNDREKCVEAGANDYISKPLDINKLLSMMRVWLS from the coding sequence ATGCGAAAATTATCTTTTCAGCAGCAGGTCCTTACAGGATTTGGCCTTGCTCTCTTTATCGTTTTTTTGCTGGCAATAGTATCTTTTGTAAGTATTCAGGATCAGCGCGACGATATCGAATGGGTAGAGGAAGCAGAACGTATGATTAGCTTAAATGCAAACATTCAACAGAAGCTTACCAATGCGGAAACTAATCAAAGGGGATATGTAATAACGCCTCTTAATAGCTTTTTGAGATCATACAGGCAGGAAGTCAATCAAGTGATGCCTATGATTAGTGAACTGCGTCGTATGGCCGATGACAATCCCCGGCAGTTAAAAAACATTGATTCTTTAAATTACTACGCTGGGAGGAAGATTGATGAGATGGAAGGGATAATTGATTCAATCTCTTCTGGTGCTAGCTTTAATACTACCAGATTAAAGGTGCATGTTGTGTATGCCCAGTTTTTAATGAATAAGGTTCACGAATTCATAGTACGCATTGAAAACGAGGAAAATAAGTTGCTCGAAGACCGACAGAAAGAAAGCGCTGAGGCAGGCAGCAGGACACTGGCGATTATTCTGACTGGATCTTTTTTGATCTTTTGTTTGTTATTACTGGTATTTAGTTTCATTAGGAAAACCTTTAAACATCAGAAACTGATTGAAGAGCGGATAAGGGATGCGAATATCGAATTAAGGCATATAACAGGCGAAAATGAAAAAAAGAATTGGATACTTACAGGCTCTTCTGAAGTAGATGCGGCAATACGAGGTGAACTTGACATAACGAAGTTATCCGGAAATGTAATAACAGTATTGGCAAAGTATGTTGACGCGAGGGTGGGTGCACTTTATCTTTCAGGAGAAACTGGCACCCTTACACTTAGCGGTAGTTATGCATTGAGGGGAATGGAAGGTAAAGCGAGGCAGTTCGAGCCGGGAGAAGGATTGATTGGACAGGTGGCTCTTGAGAAAACCGCTGTTGTCTTTAGTGATGTTCCTGAAGACTACATTCGCATTGAATCGGGGACAGGCGATACAGCTCCCCGCTCTTTGCTTATACAACCTATTCTCTTTGAAGATGAGGTTAAGGGCGTGCTTGAGTTAGGTTTTACATTTGATATTTCGGAAATAAAAATAGCTTTCATCAGGGAAGTGGTAGACGCTATCGGAATTGCGATTAATACAGCCCAGGCAAGGGTTCGGTTAAGAAATCTGGTTAATCAGACGCGACAGCAGGCGGAGGAGCTGGAAAGCCAGCATGAAGAGCTGCGGGCCGCGAACGAGGAGCTTTTGCAGAAAACTCATCAGCTTCAGGCTTCTGAAGAAGAACTCACGGTACAGCAGGAGGAACTCAGACAAATGAATGCGGAACTGGAAGAAAAAGCTGAGATGCTGGAAGAGAGAAACAGGATCATTGAAAAAACGAAAGAAGCTATTGATTTAAAGGCTCAGGAACTGGAGCAGACAGGCAGGTATAAATCGGAATTCCTTGCCAATATGAGCCACGAACTGCGAACTCCACTTAACAGTATCCTGATTCTGGCCAAAATCCTAAAAGAGAATAAGCAGGAAAATCTGACTGCGGATCAAATAAAATATGCAGGTGTGATTCATAATGCAGGGAGTGATCTTCTGACATTAATAAATGACATACTCGACCTATCGAAAATAGAATCAGGAAAGCTTGATCTTACAATAGAAGAAGTAAGTCTTGATGAATTAAGAGATGATATGATATCGCTGTTTGCCGAAGTTGCGAATAGCAAGGGAATAACCTTCTCATATCAGATTAGCCCTGGGGTATCCGATTCGATCATATCAGATAAACTTCGTATAGAACAGGTTTTAAAGAATTTGCTTTCGAATGCCTTTAAGTTTACGCCTGAAAAAGGGAGTGTAACGGTATCTGTATCCAAAGCGGGACCTGAAACGGTGTATACTAATAAGGCATTATATGCTGCTTCGGAGGTAATATCGTTCCAGGTTAAAGATACGGGTATAGGAATTTCCGGAGATCAGCAAAAAGTTATTTTTGAGGCATTTAAACAAGCAGATGGTTCTACAAGCCGTAAATATGGCGGAACTGGATTGGGCTTGTCAATTTGCAGGGAACTGGTTCATTTACTTCAGGGAGAAATAAAGGTTGAAAGCCAGTTTAAACAGGGAAGTACATTTACATTACTTTTACCAATAGAGGGAGAGTCTGCTGAAGCGGCTCCCGTAGAGCAGGACGAACATAAGCATCCTGATTTAAATGTGAATCCGGAGACACTAACGAAATCAGATTCTGAAGCTTCAAAACTTTCCAGTTCAGAAAATATTCACACCTTGCTGATAATCGAAGATGACGAGATCTTTGCCAATCAACTGAGAGAATATGCTCTAGAAAGGAACTTTAGGCCGTTAATTGCAAGTCAGGGCGATGTTGGACTTAAAATGGCGCAGGAACAACAACCCGACGCTATTGTTCTGGATATTAAGCTGCCTGTTATGGATGGATGGACGGTGTTGAAAAGGCTTAAGGAAGATATCCGAACTAAAGATATTCCAGTTCATCTGATGTCTTCAGGAGATGCTGCGAAGTCGAAAGTCCGCAAAGAAGGGGCTGTTGGATTTTTGCAAAAGCCGGTTGATAAAGAACAGCTCGACGAAATATTTGACAGCCTCATAGTTGACCGGGAAGAATCAGCACTCTGTAAGGTTTTGGTAGTTGAGGACCAGAAGGTAGTAAGCGAGGTTCTTGCTGGAGAATTGTCTGCCCGTAATATTGCAGTAGTGCAGGCTTTTGATGGTAAGGAGGCACTCAATATACTAGAGAAGGATATGCAATTTGATTGTATCATTCTTGACCTGAGGCTTCCTGACATCTCGGGGGTAGAGCTTTTGAAGAAAATAAAGGAAGATGCCCGGCTTAACAGAATCCCAGTTGTGATAAATACAGCTATGGAGCTGGATAAGGAGACCATGCATACTGTAATGAAGTATACCAATGCAATGGTTCTTAAGGGTGGTAAATCTAATCATAGACTGCTTGACGAGGTGAGTTTATTTATGAATAAGATTAAAACGGTTGTTCCCCGCTCTGGCTCGTCCTTAGCAGACAAGCCATTGAAAAAAAATAACTCTACGATGGAAAAGGCTTTGAAAGGTAAATATGTATTGGTTGTGGATGATGATATGCGTAATATATTCGCTTTATCAAGCGCTCTTCAAGACTTTGAATTGAAAATTGAAATTGCCAACAACGGTAAAGAGGCGTTACAGCAGCTTGAGGAGCATCCTGATATTGATATTGTTTTAATGGATCTTATGATGCCGGAAATGGACGGTTATGAAGCTATTAGGGAAATCAGGAAACAATATCAATACCGCGATCTTCCTGTAATAGCACTCACGGCTAAAGCGATGAAGAATGATCGTGAAAAATGCGTGGAGGCAGGTGCAAATGATTATATTTCAAAGCCGCTGGATATCAACAAACTGCTGTCCATGATGCGGGTTTGGTTGAGTTAA
- a CDS encoding CheR family methyltransferase, which translates to MHNEKLTSEELEELINWINNIHGFSFDGYSRASLKRRVARLLELRNFSFYDLKGLLINDLDFFEEFIIDVTVNVTEMFRDPLFFGALKQNVFPYLASFQEIKIWSAGCSTGEEVYSLGVLLERDGLYKRTFLYGTDINPKAIETARRGIYSLSNMKQYSENYNRIGIAGSLSDFYLAQYDAALIAGQLKKNTLFSVHNLVSDGVFNEFQMICCRNVLIYFNAELQQRVLQLFYDSLCPLGFLCLGAKEILRGTELSKRFRIIDKFQNIYQKIS; encoded by the coding sequence GTGCATAACGAAAAACTTACATCGGAAGAACTTGAGGAATTGATTAACTGGATCAATAATATTCACGGCTTCAGTTTTGATGGTTATTCAAGAGCCTCTCTGAAGAGGCGGGTGGCACGTCTTCTCGAACTGCGGAATTTTTCTTTTTATGATTTGAAGGGACTTTTGATCAACGATCTTGATTTTTTTGAAGAATTCATCATTGACGTTACTGTAAATGTCACGGAGATGTTTAGAGACCCTTTGTTTTTCGGAGCGTTAAAACAAAATGTATTTCCCTATCTCGCTTCTTTTCAGGAGATTAAGATATGGAGCGCAGGGTGTTCGACAGGGGAAGAAGTATATTCGCTGGGCGTCTTATTAGAGCGCGATGGTTTATATAAAAGAACGTTCCTATATGGGACGGACATCAATCCAAAGGCGATAGAAACGGCCCGGAGAGGAATTTATAGTTTGTCGAACATGAAACAGTATTCAGAAAATTACAACAGGATAGGTATTGCCGGATCTTTATCCGACTTTTATCTAGCTCAGTATGATGCCGCTCTGATCGCCGGTCAGCTGAAAAAGAACACGTTGTTTTCTGTTCATAATTTAGTATCAGACGGAGTATTCAATGAGTTTCAGATGATTTGTTGCCGGAATGTCCTCATTTATTTTAACGCAGAGCTACAGCAAAGAGTCCTGCAGCTTTTCTATGATAGTTTATGTCCCTTAGGCTTTTTATGCCTCGGTGCAAAGGAGATACTTCGGGGTACAGAGCTTTCAAAGAGGTTTAGAATTATAGACAAATTTCAGAATATTTATCAGAAAATTTCGTGA
- a CDS encoding response regulator has translation MDLIKLLIVDDRPENIVALEALLKRDEIELITTTSPNEALRICWEQDIAIALIDVQMPEMDGFELVEILKSNPRTREMLVIFVTAISTETKYAVRGLSVGAVDYLYKPLDPYITSAKVDSFIQLVRYQREIKRKNEELESYQKELIKAKDLAIQGRKTKESFLANMSHEIRTPINGILGLIYLLQNSNLDDEQKRIIELLKDSSESLLGVINDILDFSKIEAGKFKIVRSETRITHVVGSVTGLLKAKADEKGLLMNVLVDENVPPLVIADALRLNQILLNLLSNAIKFTERGTVSLFVKAPESKGSLTRLQFIVKDTGIGIPADKHDRIFEIFEQANENTGHVYGGTGLGLSIVKRLAALMGGEISVESQEGVGSSFTFANWFKVVIEDADKVSVKSISALEKFDNLNILVAEDNTISQFMIRKILAGWNIKADIVENGAQVLEKINQNRYDLILMDTYMPVMGGYEATRKIRTEMPENVRNIPIISLSAAVMDDEKQEALDAGVNDILSKPFDLNALHQMIDRYIRKAD, from the coding sequence ATGGATTTAATTAAGCTGTTGATAGTTGATGACAGACCCGAGAATATCGTTGCTCTTGAAGCTTTGCTAAAGCGCGATGAGATCGAGCTTATAACCACAACTTCTCCCAATGAGGCTCTAAGAATCTGTTGGGAGCAGGATATTGCTATTGCACTTATCGATGTTCAAATGCCTGAAATGGATGGATTTGAGCTTGTGGAGATCCTGAAAAGCAATCCGCGAACACGCGAAATGCTGGTAATATTTGTGACGGCAATTTCAACTGAAACAAAATACGCCGTACGGGGCCTGTCGGTTGGAGCTGTTGATTATTTGTATAAACCTCTTGACCCATATATAACTTCTGCTAAGGTTGATTCCTTTATACAGTTGGTGCGGTATCAGCGGGAGATTAAACGTAAGAATGAAGAGCTTGAGAGTTATCAGAAGGAGCTTATCAAGGCGAAAGACCTGGCTATCCAGGGAAGGAAAACCAAGGAAAGCTTCCTGGCGAATATGAGCCATGAAATTCGTACTCCTATAAATGGTATTCTTGGACTGATCTACTTGCTTCAGAATTCGAATCTCGATGATGAACAGAAAAGAATCATCGAATTGCTAAAAGACTCATCAGAGTCGCTTCTGGGAGTAATCAATGATATTCTTGATTTTTCGAAAATAGAAGCAGGAAAGTTTAAGATTGTTCGATCTGAAACCCGGATTACTCATGTTGTTGGGTCCGTAACAGGACTTTTAAAAGCCAAAGCCGATGAAAAAGGGCTTTTGATGAATGTTTTAGTAGACGAAAATGTTCCTCCACTTGTAATAGCAGATGCTCTTCGCTTAAATCAGATCCTGCTTAACCTTTTAAGTAATGCTATTAAGTTTACAGAGAGAGGAACAGTGTCGTTGTTTGTTAAGGCTCCTGAGAGTAAAGGTAGCCTCACCCGTTTGCAGTTTATAGTGAAGGATACCGGTATTGGTATTCCTGCCGACAAACATGACCGGATATTTGAAATTTTCGAGCAGGCAAACGAGAATACCGGACATGTGTACGGAGGTACCGGACTGGGTCTTTCGATAGTTAAAAGATTAGCAGCCTTGATGGGCGGAGAGATTTCTGTTGAAAGCCAGGAGGGTGTTGGCAGTAGTTTTACTTTTGCTAACTGGTTCAAAGTAGTAATTGAGGACGCTGATAAAGTTTCGGTTAAGAGTATTTCGGCACTGGAGAAGTTTGACAATCTTAATATCCTTGTTGCCGAGGATAATACGATAAGTCAATTCATGATCAGAAAGATCCTTGCTGGCTGGAATATAAAGGCGGATATCGTAGAAAACGGGGCTCAGGTTTTGGAAAAAATAAATCAAAATAGATACGATCTGATCCTGATGGATACCTATATGCCTGTAATGGGAGGATATGAAGCAACCCGTAAAATACGTACGGAAATGCCCGAGAACGTAAGGAATATACCGATTATATCCCTGTCGGCGGCCGTAATGGACGACGAAAAACAGGAAGCTTTAGATGCTGGTGTGAATGATATTTTAAGTAAGCCTTTTGATCTCAATGCATTACACCAAATGATCGACCGGTATATCCGGAAGGCTGACTGA
- a CDS encoding ferritin-like domain-containing protein, whose protein sequence is MEISNEKSVANLKHLLSICNDGKEGYRTASDNADSAELKGIFTTYSIQRAEFEMQLKTCIQQCNADPDNESGGPIGVLHRTWMDIKAALSSNDNKAILEACITGEKAAVEAYDNALEDNDLSPEVRQILVSQRDGINDCLRNIQTLEIQYTA, encoded by the coding sequence ATGGAAATTTCAAATGAAAAATCGGTCGCAAATCTTAAACATCTTCTTTCGATCTGTAATGACGGAAAAGAGGGATACAGAACTGCGTCCGATAATGCAGACTCAGCTGAATTGAAGGGCATTTTTACCACATATTCTATTCAGAGGGCAGAGTTTGAAATGCAGCTCAAAACATGCATCCAACAATGCAATGCCGATCCTGACAATGAAAGTGGCGGCCCTATTGGTGTCCTTCACCGAACATGGATGGATATAAAAGCAGCTTTATCATCTAATGATAATAAGGCGATATTAGAGGCTTGTATAACCGGAGAGAAAGCAGCAGTAGAAGCTTATGATAACGCACTTGAAGACAATGACCTAAGCCCTGAAGTAAGGCAGATTCTGGTCAGCCAGCGTGATGGTATAAATGATTGTCTGAGAAACATTCAGACTCTCGAGATTCAATACACTGCCTAA